A window of the Streptomyces sp. NBC_01351 genome harbors these coding sequences:
- a CDS encoding PIG-L family deacetylase, translating to MADRPLTLMAVHAHPDDEATGTGGILARYAAEGIRTVLVTCTDGGCGDGPGGVKPGDPGHDPAAVALMRRQELKESCDVLQVSDLEMLDYADSGMMGWPSNDAPGSFWQTPVEEGAARLAELMRHYRPDVVVTYDENGFYGHPDHIQAHRITMAALKMTSLTPKVYWTTMPRSGMQRFGEIMHEFHEDMPEPDPAEAAALAEIGLPDDEITTWVDTTAFSGQKFDALAAHASQGESIFFLKMGKERFGELMGTETFVRVQDATGAGVPENDLFAGLR from the coding sequence ATGGCTGACCGCCCATTGACGCTGATGGCAGTGCACGCCCACCCCGACGACGAGGCCACCGGAACCGGAGGGATCCTCGCGCGGTACGCGGCGGAAGGCATCCGCACGGTTCTCGTGACGTGTACCGACGGCGGTTGCGGTGACGGACCGGGGGGTGTCAAGCCGGGCGATCCCGGGCACGATCCGGCGGCCGTCGCCTTGATGCGCCGTCAAGAACTCAAGGAGAGCTGTGACGTCCTGCAGGTCAGCGATCTGGAGATGCTGGACTATGCCGACTCCGGGATGATGGGCTGGCCGAGCAACGATGCCCCCGGATCCTTCTGGCAGACCCCCGTGGAGGAAGGCGCTGCCCGACTTGCGGAACTCATGCGGCACTACCGACCCGATGTCGTCGTCACCTACGACGAGAACGGCTTCTACGGCCACCCCGACCACATCCAGGCCCACAGGATCACGATGGCTGCACTGAAGATGACCTCGCTGACACCGAAGGTGTACTGGACGACGATGCCCCGCTCGGGGATGCAGCGGTTCGGCGAGATCATGCACGAGTTTCATGAGGACATGCCGGAGCCGGATCCTGCCGAGGCCGCCGCGCTCGCCGAGATCGGCCTCCCCGACGACGAGATCACCACGTGGGTGGACACCACCGCGTTCAGCGGTCAGAAGTTCGACGCGCTGGCCGCGCACGCCAGTCAGGGCGAGAGCATCTTCTTTCTCAAGATGGGCAAGGAGAGGTTCGGCGAGTTGATGGGCACGGAGACCTTCGTACGTGTCCAGGACGCCACCGGCGCGGGCGTACCCGAGAACGATCTCTTCGCCGGACTGCGCTGA
- a CDS encoding ArsR/SmtB family transcription factor: MMTSVDTDLLRVLADPLRLQIVTLLAKETLCTTHLVEETGAKQTNLSNHLKVLREAGVVETEPCGRFTYYRLRPEVIEAIAGQFADLAQTARATAEANLKRSCP; the protein is encoded by the coding sequence ATGATGACGTCAGTCGACACTGATCTGCTCCGGGTTCTGGCCGACCCGCTCAGGCTCCAGATCGTGACCCTCCTGGCCAAGGAGACGCTCTGCACCACCCACCTCGTGGAAGAGACGGGTGCCAAGCAGACGAACCTCTCGAACCACCTGAAGGTGCTGCGCGAGGCGGGGGTCGTGGAGACGGAGCCATGCGGGAGGTTCACGTACTACCGCCTGCGCCCGGAGGTCATCGAAGCCATCGCCGGTCAGTTCGCCGACCTGGCCCAGACCGCGCGCGCCACCGCCGAAGCGAACCTCAAGCGGTCCTGCCCGTAG
- a CDS encoding MIP/aquaporin family protein has translation MTATEPVGTAPAAEPVTAADAPQPAPGATPPRTPLVARAAAELVGTATLVAVVVGSGIQATELSQDVALQLLANSTATVFGLGVLIVLLGPVSGAHFNPAVTLAEWWTARRGGAGVNARELAVYVPSQIVGAVAGAILADAMFGEPLVKWSTHDRSAGNLLLGEVVATAGLILLIFGLARTDRLRFAPVAVASYIGAAYWFTSSTSFANPAVTIGRAFTDTFAGIAPASVPAFVGAQLAGAVVGLALVAVIFMRGKTDDGQPAA, from the coding sequence TTGACCGCCACCGAGCCCGTCGGCACTGCCCCCGCAGCGGAGCCCGTCACAGCCGCCGACGCGCCCCAGCCCGCACCCGGCGCGACCCCACCTCGCACCCCGCTCGTCGCCCGAGCCGCCGCCGAGCTGGTCGGCACGGCCACCCTCGTGGCGGTCGTGGTCGGCTCCGGCATCCAGGCCACCGAGCTGTCCCAGGACGTGGCGCTCCAGCTCCTGGCCAACTCCACCGCCACGGTGTTCGGCCTCGGCGTGCTGATCGTCCTCCTCGGCCCGGTCTCAGGCGCCCACTTCAACCCGGCCGTCACCCTGGCCGAGTGGTGGACCGCCCGCCGCGGCGGGGCGGGCGTCAACGCCCGCGAGCTCGCCGTCTACGTGCCCTCCCAGATCGTCGGCGCGGTCGCGGGAGCGATCCTCGCGGACGCGATGTTCGGCGAGCCGCTGGTGAAGTGGTCCACCCACGACCGCTCCGCCGGGAACCTCCTCCTCGGCGAGGTCGTCGCCACGGCGGGCCTGATCCTTCTGATCTTCGGCCTGGCCCGCACCGACCGCCTCCGCTTCGCGCCCGTCGCGGTCGCCTCGTACATCGGCGCCGCGTACTGGTTCACCTCGTCCACCTCCTTCGCCAACCCGGCCGTCACCATCGGCCGCGCCTTCACCGACACCTTCGCGGGAATTGCCCCCGCCTCCGTGCCGGCGTTCGTCGGCGCGCAGCTGGCGGGTGCGGTCGTGGGCCTGGCCCTGGTCGCGGTCATCTTCATGCGCGGCAAGACCGACGACGGGCAGCCGGCGGCATGA
- a CDS encoding immunity 49 family protein: MGEQAVSAAREDFTNRIGGQVRSMSRAGRMATYEWQSIADEFLDYLGALSVEKPDLDTPEAKTALKDASEAAAGAVAYAAYHPHCSFQVFLEYVNFGMSYDPGEDAPEESIRPGEWIDALCLSVLRDKAKWHGEAFHFAREKFAEQAQGTPAGELATGLMAVVLDDTGDDEEYPPSAQAKLAAVDAALGRIRTRAGETGEPLLDRPDSVALSALRALAAEDRAAFDAALADLLVRHTTLHSPSASPSTLLPLVPIALAALAYRTLGWVPAVRSDYLPHALITGFESRGPRVAGFGRDRRPDAVAALAAGPLVVERPAFDWTVGPHIEAMYEEGIREAFTPADGEPLAVWRLGSVMDDQERLFKWRAGSPGGGFTDAQLANLRLASQTGAALFRIALAEPGTEAEVTIDGRNLRYPAERKEEAGAHNWEKATALALITGVREDLVPLVLTGPAFARPDGSAFSAYREALHAYLKGTDPEPAVRRALQQAEKAKDWGFAMPPAVLLSQLVEGDEESFNLALADALEAHRDYFQVADRADDPDASCNLDILALACHARRRGWDIRVESPYLPQGLLRAADPF, encoded by the coding sequence GTGGGCGAGCAGGCCGTGTCGGCAGCGCGCGAGGACTTCACGAACCGGATCGGGGGCCAGGTGCGGTCCATGTCGCGGGCCGGTCGCATGGCCACCTACGAGTGGCAGTCGATCGCCGACGAGTTCCTCGACTACCTGGGCGCCCTCTCCGTCGAGAAACCCGACCTCGACACCCCGGAGGCCAAGACCGCCCTCAAGGACGCCTCCGAAGCCGCGGCCGGCGCCGTCGCTTATGCGGCGTACCACCCGCACTGCAGCTTCCAGGTCTTCCTGGAGTACGTGAACTTCGGCATGAGCTACGACCCGGGTGAGGATGCCCCCGAGGAGAGCATCAGGCCCGGGGAGTGGATCGACGCGCTGTGCCTGTCGGTACTCAGGGACAAAGCCAAGTGGCACGGCGAGGCCTTCCACTTCGCCCGGGAGAAGTTTGCCGAGCAGGCACAGGGAACGCCCGCCGGCGAGCTCGCCACAGGATTGATGGCCGTGGTCCTGGACGACACCGGCGACGACGAGGAGTACCCACCGAGCGCCCAGGCCAAGCTCGCGGCGGTCGACGCGGCCCTGGGGCGCATCCGTACCCGCGCAGGGGAGACGGGCGAGCCCCTCCTGGACAGGCCGGACAGCGTAGCGCTCAGCGCGCTGCGTGCCCTGGCTGCCGAGGACCGGGCGGCCTTCGACGCCGCATTGGCCGACCTCCTGGTCAGGCACACCACCCTCCACAGCCCCTCCGCCTCCCCGAGCACCCTTCTCCCGCTTGTCCCCATCGCCCTCGCCGCGCTCGCCTACCGGACCCTTGGCTGGGTGCCTGCCGTCCGCTCCGACTACCTCCCGCACGCGCTGATCACCGGCTTCGAGAGTCGAGGCCCGCGAGTCGCGGGGTTCGGCCGGGACCGGCGGCCGGACGCGGTGGCCGCGCTCGCCGCAGGCCCGCTCGTGGTGGAGCGGCCGGCCTTCGACTGGACGGTGGGCCCGCATATCGAGGCCATGTACGAGGAGGGCATCCGGGAGGCCTTCACCCCCGCAGACGGGGAACCCCTCGCCGTCTGGCGGCTCGGCAGCGTCATGGACGATCAGGAGCGCCTCTTCAAGTGGCGCGCGGGAAGCCCCGGCGGCGGGTTCACTGACGCACAGCTCGCGAACCTTCGTCTGGCCTCCCAGACGGGAGCGGCCCTTTTCCGCATCGCCCTCGCGGAGCCGGGCACGGAGGCCGAGGTGACCATCGACGGCCGCAACCTGCGTTACCCGGCCGAGAGGAAGGAGGAAGCCGGCGCCCACAACTGGGAGAAGGCGACTGCCCTTGCCTTGATCACCGGTGTACGCGAGGACCTCGTCCCGCTGGTTCTCACCGGCCCTGCCTTCGCCCGCCCGGACGGCTCCGCCTTCAGCGCGTACCGCGAAGCTCTTCACGCCTACCTGAAGGGCACTGATCCCGAACCGGCCGTGCGGCGCGCGCTGCAGCAGGCCGAGAAGGCCAAGGACTGGGGCTTCGCCATGCCGCCGGCCGTGCTGCTCTCGCAACTCGTGGAGGGCGACGAGGAGAGCTTCAACCTCGCCTTGGCCGACGCGCTCGAAGCCCACCGCGACTACTTTCAGGTCGCCGACCGCGCTGACGATCCGGATGCGTCCTGCAACCTCGACATCCTCGCTCTGGCCTGCCACGCCCGCCGACGGGGCTGGGACATCCGCGTCGAATCTCCCTACCTTCCGCAAGGTCTCCTGCGCGCCGCTGATCCCTTCTAG
- a CDS encoding ArsR/SmtB family transcription factor, translating to MKTSLPLSEEDAHTYAGWFKALADPTRVRLLHLLAGEDRAMSVGEIVTRAEVGQSTVSHHLKILAEARFVLAEKQGTSTLYTVNHTCLTVFPRAIRAILGEEVPANGC from the coding sequence ATGAAGACCAGCCTGCCGCTCAGTGAAGAAGACGCCCACACGTACGCGGGCTGGTTCAAAGCCCTGGCCGATCCCACCCGTGTACGGCTGCTCCACCTGCTGGCCGGCGAGGACCGCGCGATGAGCGTGGGCGAGATCGTCACGCGGGCCGAGGTCGGCCAGTCGACGGTCTCGCACCACCTCAAGATCCTCGCCGAGGCGCGGTTCGTGCTCGCCGAGAAGCAGGGCACCTCCACCCTCTATACGGTCAACCACACCTGCCTGACCGTCTTCCCCCGCGCCATACGCGCGATCCTCGGCGAAGAGGTACCGGCCAATGGCTGCTGA
- a CDS encoding ArsO family NAD(P)H-dependent flavin-containing monooxygenase codes for MTQHADVVVVGGGQAGLAAGYYLRRAGIDFTILDAQASPGGAWQHAWDSLHLFSPAAYSSLPGRLMPAQEGKTFPDVSHVLEYLADYEKRYELPMQRGVRVEAVRDQAPLLRVETDSGAFTARVVISATGTWWRPLLPAVPGREHYQGRQHHTVDYRSPWDYAGQRVIVVGGGNSGAQIAADLAPHATVRWVTRRSARYLPDEIDGSALFELATRRVQSGGPRISELGDIVAVPPVRAARDAGLIPDHRMFDSLTADGARWADGSTWPCDAIIWCTGFRPTLSHLSPLRLSTEGGRIPTEGTRAVADPRIHLLGYGDWTGPASSTLIGVGRTARGAAREIAELLSA; via the coding sequence ATGACGCAGCACGCTGATGTGGTGGTGGTCGGCGGCGGCCAGGCTGGGCTCGCCGCCGGCTACTACCTGCGCAGGGCGGGCATCGACTTCACCATCCTCGACGCCCAGGCCTCCCCGGGCGGAGCGTGGCAGCACGCCTGGGACTCGCTGCACCTGTTCTCCCCGGCCGCCTACTCCTCCCTGCCCGGCCGGCTCATGCCGGCGCAGGAGGGCAAGACGTTCCCGGACGTCTCCCACGTACTGGAGTACCTCGCCGACTACGAGAAGCGGTACGAACTCCCCATGCAGCGGGGCGTCCGCGTCGAGGCGGTCCGTGACCAGGCCCCTCTCCTCCGCGTCGAGACGGACTCCGGCGCCTTCACGGCCCGCGTCGTGATCAGCGCGACCGGCACCTGGTGGCGTCCCTTGCTGCCCGCCGTCCCCGGCCGTGAGCACTACCAGGGCCGCCAACACCACACGGTGGACTACCGCAGTCCCTGGGACTACGCGGGCCAGCGCGTGATCGTCGTAGGCGGCGGCAATTCCGGTGCCCAAATCGCCGCCGACCTCGCCCCGCACGCCACCGTCCGCTGGGTCACCCGGCGCTCGGCCCGCTACCTCCCGGACGAGATCGACGGCAGTGCCCTCTTCGAACTCGCCACCCGGCGCGTCCAGTCCGGCGGACCCCGCATCTCCGAACTCGGCGACATCGTCGCCGTTCCGCCCGTCCGAGCCGCCCGCGACGCCGGACTCATCCCGGACCACCGGATGTTCGACAGCCTGACGGCGGACGGCGCCCGCTGGGCCGACGGCAGCACCTGGCCCTGCGACGCGATCATCTGGTGCACGGGCTTCCGCCCCACGCTCTCGCACCTGTCTCCACTGCGCCTGAGCACCGAGGGCGGCCGCATCCCCACCGAGGGCACCCGCGCCGTCGCCGACCCGCGCATCCACCTCCTCGGCTACGGCGACTGGACCGGCCCGGCCTCCTCCACCCTCATCGGTGTCGGCCGTACGGCACGCGGAGCCGCCCGCGAGATCGCCGAGCTCCTCAGCGCCTGA
- the trxB gene encoding thioredoxin-disulfide reductase — protein sequence MGSGPAGYTAALYTARAQLKPLLFGSSIFVGGSLTTTTEVENFPGFPDGVDGPDLMVDMRAQAEKFGAEMIDDDIVSVDLTGDIKEVTDSEGTVHRAKSVIIATGSGYRKLGLPREDDLSGRGVSWCATCDGFFFRDRDIVVVGGGDTAMEEATFLTRFARSVTIVHRRSALRASKVMQNRAFTDDKISFAFDSEIAEIKETGGMLSGVVLRDTFTGKLRALDVTGLFIVIGHDPRTELFTGQVDLDDDGYIQVASPSTRTNIPGVFAAGDVVDHTYRQAITAAGSGCAAALDAERYLAALGDQVQDAAEVLA from the coding sequence ATGGGCTCCGGCCCCGCCGGATACACCGCCGCCCTCTACACCGCCCGCGCACAGCTCAAGCCCCTGCTCTTCGGCAGCTCCATCTTCGTGGGCGGCTCCCTCACCACGACCACCGAGGTGGAGAACTTCCCCGGCTTCCCCGACGGGGTCGACGGGCCCGACCTCATGGTCGACATGCGGGCCCAGGCCGAGAAGTTCGGCGCCGAGATGATCGACGACGACATCGTTTCCGTCGACCTCACCGGCGACATCAAGGAAGTCACCGACTCCGAGGGCACCGTCCACCGCGCGAAGTCCGTGATCATCGCGACCGGCTCCGGCTACCGCAAGCTCGGCCTCCCCAGGGAAGACGACCTCTCCGGCCGCGGGGTCTCCTGGTGCGCCACCTGCGACGGGTTCTTCTTCCGCGACCGTGACATCGTCGTGGTCGGCGGCGGCGACACCGCCATGGAAGAGGCCACCTTCCTCACCCGCTTCGCCCGCTCGGTCACCATCGTCCACCGCCGCTCCGCCCTGCGTGCCTCCAAGGTCATGCAGAACCGGGCGTTCACCGACGACAAGATCTCTTTCGCCTTCGACAGTGAGATCGCCGAGATCAAGGAAACAGGCGGCATGCTCTCCGGGGTCGTCCTGCGCGACACCTTCACCGGCAAGCTCCGCGCCCTGGACGTCACCGGCCTGTTCATCGTGATCGGACACGACCCGCGCACCGAGCTGTTCACCGGACAGGTCGACCTCGACGACGACGGTTACATCCAGGTCGCCTCGCCCTCGACCCGTACGAACATCCCCGGCGTCTTCGCCGCCGGCGACGTCGTCGACCACACCTACCGCCAGGCCATCACCGCAGCCGGCTCCGGCTGCGCCGCGGCCCTCGACGCCGAGCGCTACCTCGCCGCCCTCGGCGACCAGGTGCAGGACGCAGCCGAAGTCCTGGCTTGA
- a CDS encoding NAD(P)-binding domain-containing protein, translating into MSETTTELPVVVIGAGPVGLAAAAHLVDRGLEPLVLEAGPVAGAAVREWAHVRLFSRWGEVVDPAAEKLLAPTGWTKPAEATYPSGGDWADLYLQPLADVLGEQVRYDAHVTGVSRTGRDRVVDADREAQPFLVHYESADGREQRVLARAVIDASGTWSTPSPAGGSGLPAVGEKALTDRITYRIPDLKDPAVRARYAGKRTAVIGSGASAFTALAYLADLAKSADGTGTHATWLLRRGISGSTFGGGEADQLPARGALGLAAKAAVDGGYADAVTGFRTDAFERDGEGRMVLVGEDGRRLEPVDEVIVLTGFRPDLGFLDELRLGLDERLQAPVELAPLIDPNQQSCGTVYPHGVNELSHPEKDVYLVGMKSYGRAPTFLAMTGYEQVRSIAAAFAGDRGAAERVELTLPETGVCGGAGLFDEPEASEQNDGGGCCAAPATLTIGAAPAASGGC; encoded by the coding sequence ATGAGCGAGACCACCACCGAGCTGCCCGTCGTCGTCATCGGGGCCGGACCCGTCGGACTCGCGGCCGCAGCCCACCTCGTCGACCGCGGCCTGGAACCCCTCGTCCTGGAAGCCGGCCCGGTTGCCGGGGCCGCCGTGCGCGAGTGGGCCCATGTGCGGCTGTTCTCGCGTTGGGGCGAGGTCGTCGACCCGGCCGCCGAGAAGCTCCTGGCCCCAACCGGGTGGACCAAGCCTGCCGAGGCCACCTACCCCTCCGGTGGAGACTGGGCCGACCTTTACCTCCAGCCGCTGGCCGACGTCCTCGGCGAGCAGGTGCGCTACGACGCCCACGTCACCGGCGTCTCCCGCACCGGCCGCGACCGCGTCGTCGACGCCGACCGCGAGGCCCAGCCCTTCCTCGTCCACTACGAGAGCGCCGACGGCCGCGAGCAGCGGGTCCTGGCCCGCGCGGTCATCGACGCCTCCGGCACCTGGTCCACCCCCAGCCCGGCGGGCGGCAGCGGCCTGCCCGCCGTCGGTGAGAAGGCGTTGACGGATCGCATCACCTACCGCATCCCGGATCTCAAGGACCCGGCCGTCCGCGCCCGTTACGCCGGAAAGCGGACCGCCGTCATCGGCTCCGGCGCCTCCGCCTTCACGGCCCTCGCCTACCTCGCCGACCTCGCCAAGTCTGCCGACGGCACGGGCACGCACGCGACGTGGCTCCTGCGCCGCGGGATCTCCGGCTCCACCTTCGGAGGTGGCGAGGCCGACCAGCTGCCCGCCCGCGGGGCTCTCGGTCTCGCCGCGAAGGCCGCCGTCGACGGCGGGTACGCCGACGCCGTCACCGGCTTCCGCACAGATGCCTTCGAGCGTGACGGCGAGGGCCGCATGGTCCTCGTCGGGGAGGACGGGCGTCGCCTGGAGCCGGTCGACGAGGTCATCGTCCTGACCGGCTTCCGCCCCGACCTCGGCTTCCTGGACGAGCTGCGTCTCGGTCTCGACGAGCGCCTCCAGGCGCCGGTCGAACTGGCGCCGCTGATCGACCCGAACCAGCAGTCCTGCGGCACGGTCTACCCGCACGGCGTGAACGAGCTCTCCCACCCGGAGAAGGACGTCTACCTCGTCGGCATGAAGTCCTACGGGCGCGCCCCGACCTTCCTCGCAATGACCGGTTACGAGCAGGTCCGCTCCATCGCGGCCGCCTTCGCCGGCGACCGCGGAGCGGCCGAACGCGTCGAACTCACCCTCCCCGAGACGGGCGTGTGCGGTGGCGCGGGCCTCTTCGACGAGCCGGAAGCCTCCGAGCAGAACGACGGGGGCGGCTGCTGCGCAGCCCCGGCCACCCTCACCATCGGCGCCGCGCCCGCCGCCTCCGGCGGCTGCTGA
- a CDS encoding GNAT family N-acetyltransferase, with the protein MAAEINIAALAPTHAEQVRAIYQSGIDEGNATFETTAPTWEAFDDAKLPDHRFAATDEGGNVLGWIAVTAVSDRCAYAGVVEHSVYVDPAARGRGVARALLQALIASTEAAGIWTIQSGIFPENAASLAVHARAGFRVIGTRERIGRHNGVWRDVVLLERRSPLIS; encoded by the coding sequence ATGGCTGCTGAGATCAATATTGCGGCGCTGGCGCCGACGCACGCGGAGCAAGTACGGGCGATCTACCAGTCCGGGATCGACGAAGGCAACGCCACCTTCGAAACCACCGCCCCGACCTGGGAGGCATTCGACGACGCCAAGCTGCCGGACCACCGCTTCGCCGCGACGGACGAGGGCGGCAACGTCCTTGGTTGGATCGCCGTGACCGCGGTATCGGATCGATGCGCTTACGCGGGCGTGGTCGAGCATTCCGTGTACGTCGACCCGGCCGCGCGAGGCCGTGGCGTCGCCCGCGCTCTGCTCCAGGCGCTGATCGCCTCGACCGAAGCGGCGGGCATCTGGACGATCCAGTCCGGCATCTTCCCCGAGAACGCTGCCAGCCTCGCCGTCCACGCACGCGCCGGCTTCCGGGTCATCGGCACACGTGAGCGCATCGGCCGCCACAACGGTGTCTGGCGCGATGTGGTCTTGCTCGAGCGCCGGAGCCCGCTGATCAGCTGA
- a CDS encoding arsenate reductase ArsC produces the protein MSSTPLASVLFVCIHNAGRSQMAAGFLRHLAGDRVEVRSAGSVPGEQINPSAVAAMAELGIDISDQKPKVLTPQAAQASDYIITMGCGDACPYFPGKTYLDWQLEDPAGQGVEAVRPIRDEIKGLIEGLIAEIDAKSKA, from the coding sequence ATGTCCTCCACCCCGCTCGCGTCCGTGCTGTTCGTCTGCATCCACAACGCGGGCCGCTCCCAGATGGCAGCCGGGTTCCTGCGCCACCTCGCCGGCGACCGCGTCGAGGTCCGCTCGGCCGGCTCCGTGCCCGGCGAGCAGATCAACCCCTCGGCCGTCGCCGCGATGGCCGAGCTGGGCATCGACATCTCCGACCAGAAGCCGAAGGTCCTCACTCCCCAGGCCGCGCAGGCGTCCGACTACATCATCACGATGGGCTGCGGCGACGCCTGCCCGTACTTCCCCGGCAAGACCTACCTCGACTGGCAGCTCGAGGACCCCGCCGGCCAGGGCGTCGAGGCCGTCCGGCCCATCCGCGACGAGATCAAGGGCCTCATCGAGGGCCTGATCGCCGAGATCGACGCCAAGTCGAAGGCCTGA
- a CDS encoding MFS transporter, with translation MTDFQSGGAATGTGVLSRPRAVLPALCLTQITSWGIVYYAFPVLNPAITADTGWSTGATTAAFSSALVVSAIAGIYVGRILDHRGPRTVMTAGSVLGSLSLLVIAAAPNLAVFFAGWLLAGAAMAAIFYQPAFAALTRWWAPDHIRALTIVTLAGGLASTVFAPLTAILADHMSWRATYTVLAGILAVLTVPAHALALKAPWPPAPPSPPHLTGGHEGVVRSRAFWMLAVTFTLSAFAMYAVVIGLVPLLLERGYTITEAAWALGLGGAGQTLGRTLYATLSRHFGVTARTVTLVALGALTTAALATVAGPYALLIVVSVLAGVIRGNLTLLQATAVTDRWGTTHYGRLSGLLGAPAHAAAALAPFAGAVLAGPLGGYPALFALLAAVSITAAVTALGARPHSE, from the coding sequence GTGACCGACTTTCAAAGCGGCGGGGCCGCGACCGGGACGGGGGTCCTGTCGCGGCCCCGCGCCGTCCTGCCCGCCCTCTGCCTCACCCAGATCACCAGCTGGGGCATCGTCTACTACGCCTTCCCCGTCCTCAACCCCGCCATCACCGCCGATACCGGCTGGAGCACGGGCGCGACCACCGCAGCCTTCTCCTCAGCCCTCGTCGTCTCCGCCATCGCCGGGATCTACGTGGGCCGCATCCTGGACCACCGCGGGCCCCGCACCGTCATGACGGCAGGCTCTGTCCTGGGCTCCCTGAGCCTGCTGGTGATCGCCGCAGCCCCCAACCTGGCCGTCTTCTTCGCCGGATGGCTGCTGGCCGGAGCGGCGATGGCCGCCATCTTCTACCAGCCCGCCTTCGCCGCCCTCACCCGCTGGTGGGCCCCCGACCACATCCGCGCCCTCACCATCGTCACCCTCGCCGGCGGACTCGCCTCCACCGTCTTCGCACCCCTCACCGCGATCCTCGCCGACCACATGTCGTGGCGCGCCACCTACACAGTCCTCGCCGGCATCCTCGCGGTGCTCACCGTCCCGGCCCACGCCCTCGCCCTCAAAGCCCCCTGGCCGCCCGCCCCTCCGAGCCCGCCGCACCTCACCGGCGGCCACGAGGGGGTGGTGCGGAGCCGGGCGTTCTGGATGCTGGCCGTCACCTTCACCCTCTCGGCGTTCGCGATGTACGCCGTCGTCATCGGCCTCGTCCCCCTGCTCCTCGAACGCGGCTACACCATCACCGAAGCCGCGTGGGCCCTCGGACTCGGAGGCGCGGGCCAGACTCTCGGCCGCACCCTGTACGCGACCCTCTCGCGCCACTTCGGTGTCACCGCCCGCACCGTCACCCTGGTCGCGCTCGGCGCCCTCACCACCGCAGCCCTCGCCACCGTGGCCGGCCCCTACGCCCTACTCATCGTGGTATCCGTCCTTGCCGGGGTGATCCGGGGCAACCTCACCCTCCTCCAGGCCACCGCCGTCACCGACCGCTGGGGCACCACCCACTACGGCCGACTCTCCGGACTCCTCGGCGCACCAGCCCACGCCGCAGCCGCCCTCGCCCCCTTCGCCGGCGCAGTCCTGGCCGGACCCCTCGGCGGCTACCCCGCACTGTTCGCACTGCTCGCCGCGGTGTCGATCACTGCCGCAGTCACGGCCCTCGGGGCCCGTCCCCACAGCGAATAA